In Prochlorococcus marinus str. MIT 1214, one DNA window encodes the following:
- the rsmI gene encoding 16S rRNA (cytidine(1402)-2'-O)-methyltransferase, producing MALIDNHRLQQERSEPCPGTLYIVGTPIGNLDDLSPRAKYILKNVSLIACEDTRRSGKLMKTIKSKVPLLSYHKHNLKSRQSQLLEILESNESIALISDAGLPGINDPGHELVHAARSNSFEVICIPGPCAATTALVISGLPTERFCFEGFLPKKQSIRKKRLEDISQEGRTTVIYESPHQLIKLLEDLSILCGKDRPIQIARELTKRYEESIGETIEEVLKYFLNKKPKGEFTIVLGGKTNKQKNKTSESNALNKLNKLIKQGERANVAARKIADETGYEKKWLYSKLHKELDK from the coding sequence ATGGCTTTAATTGATAATCACCGGCTTCAACAAGAAAGATCAGAACCTTGCCCAGGAACTCTTTACATAGTAGGAACACCAATAGGAAACTTAGATGATTTATCTCCAAGAGCAAAATATATTCTCAAAAATGTATCTCTAATAGCCTGTGAGGATACTCGAAGAAGTGGAAAACTAATGAAAACAATCAAATCTAAGGTACCTCTACTTAGTTATCACAAACATAATTTGAAGAGTAGGCAATCTCAATTATTAGAAATACTAGAAAGCAATGAAAGTATTGCTTTAATTAGTGATGCTGGCTTACCAGGTATTAATGATCCTGGACATGAACTTGTTCATGCTGCCAGGTCAAATAGTTTTGAAGTGATTTGCATCCCTGGTCCCTGCGCAGCAACAACAGCATTAGTAATCAGTGGATTACCCACAGAAAGATTTTGTTTTGAAGGATTTCTTCCGAAAAAACAAAGCATTAGAAAAAAACGTTTGGAAGATATTTCTCAAGAAGGTAGAACAACAGTAATCTATGAGTCACCTCATCAATTAATAAAACTTTTAGAAGATTTATCTATTTTATGCGGAAAAGATCGCCCTATTCAAATAGCAAGAGAACTTACAAAAAGATATGAAGAATCAATTGGGGAAACGATTGAAGAGGTACTTAAATATTTTCTTAACAAAAAGCCAAAAGGAGAATTCACAATAGTTCTAGGAGGCAAAACTAATAAGCAAAAGAATAAAACAAGTGAATCGAATGCTCTAAATAAACTCAATAAATTAATCAAACAAGGAGAAAGGGCTAATGTCGCTGCTCGAAAAATTGCAGATGAAACAGGTTATGAAAAAAAATGGCTTTATTCCAAATTACATAAGGAACTTGACAAATAA
- a CDS encoding FkbM family methyltransferase, producing the protein MTNWNLPKSKCNDYEARFREIISDPLNLMISRVPDAGYLESNHVTLHNGVKVKIEGEYSYYDKFSKILLLNRGVHEPLEEFVFQELMKKINEFPRMIELGAYWGHYSIWLKITKPNSILDLVEPDINNLNTGKYNFENNDINLENVRFINEKVGKDYFSIDEYMKKNNIHHLDILHSDIQGYELEMIIGALDSFKKRLIDYVFISTHSNIIHYNILARLGLFEYRIEVSSDFENETTSFDGFIFASSPNVKPLLPNFRPLHRSEIAHSTTTDLVNYIKNITQ; encoded by the coding sequence ATGACTAATTGGAACCTTCCAAAGAGTAAATGTAATGATTATGAAGCTAGATTTAGAGAAATTATTTCAGACCCATTAAATCTTATGATTTCAAGAGTCCCTGACGCAGGTTACTTGGAATCAAATCATGTAACGCTTCACAATGGAGTCAAAGTAAAGATAGAAGGGGAATATTCTTATTATGATAAATTTAGTAAAATATTACTTTTAAATAGAGGAGTTCATGAGCCATTAGAAGAATTTGTTTTTCAAGAGTTAATGAAGAAGATAAATGAGTTCCCTAGGATGATTGAGCTGGGAGCTTATTGGGGGCACTATTCAATTTGGTTGAAAATTACTAAACCAAACTCAATATTGGACCTTGTTGAACCTGATATTAATAATTTAAATACTGGTAAGTATAATTTTGAAAATAATGATATTAATTTAGAAAATGTTCGATTCATAAACGAAAAGGTTGGCAAAGATTATTTTTCTATAGATGAATATATGAAAAAAAATAATATTCACCATTTGGACATTTTGCATTCTGATATCCAAGGTTATGAGCTAGAGATGATTATAGGAGCGCTCGATTCATTCAAGAAAAGATTAATAGATTATGTTTTTATTTCAACCCATTCTAATATTATTCATTATAATATACTTGCTCGATTAGGTTTATTTGAATATAGAATAGAAGTATCATCTGACTTTGAAAATGAAACCACTAGCTTTGATGGATTTATTTTTGCTTCAAGCCCAAATGTAAAACCTTTATTGCCTAATTTTAGGCCACTTCATAGAAGTGAAATAGCGCATAGTACTACTACCGATCTCGTAAATTATATTAAAAATATCACTCAATAA
- a CDS encoding FkbM family methyltransferase, with product MDSSVFFPDESNIEIIIPSSNEGSKFDEYARKNFPIRFQREVLLRRISSIILNMLPVPGKSDVIDIGCWIGDNSLVWSKMIEQKKGRVLAIDPSQKNIDWIDMIADKNKINNLITQCSICSYKNDINFTHFRDDLPSWNTDRRWKETKNDSPKVTSSRTLDELASECLGSTNSIFLMHLDVEKMEVDVLKGAHEIVNQSKPFIFFEAHLLTDRNNLLHLKSYFKSKRYRVYMLNEVTLGTNLDCRNFLAIPEEESSIIDVLQDMNLLLKIDTTVVIPATDGSPLIPC from the coding sequence ATGGATTCCTCTGTATTTTTCCCTGACGAATCTAATATTGAAATAATTATTCCTAGTTCGAATGAAGGATCAAAGTTTGACGAATATGCAAGGAAGAATTTTCCTATTAGATTTCAAAGAGAAGTCCTTCTAAGAAGAATAAGTTCAATCATTTTGAATATGCTTCCAGTGCCTGGGAAATCAGATGTTATTGATATAGGATGTTGGATTGGTGATAATTCCTTGGTTTGGTCAAAAATGATTGAGCAAAAAAAAGGAAGGGTATTAGCGATAGATCCTTCACAGAAAAATATTGATTGGATAGACATGATTGCAGATAAAAATAAAATCAATAATTTAATTACTCAATGTTCTATTTGTTCATATAAGAATGATATTAATTTTACACATTTTCGTGATGATCTTCCTTCCTGGAATACTGATAGAAGATGGAAAGAAACAAAAAATGATTCACCTAAAGTTACTTCTTCTAGAACTTTAGATGAATTAGCAAGTGAATGTTTAGGATCAACAAATTCTATATTCCTTATGCATCTTGATGTTGAGAAAATGGAAGTAGATGTATTGAAGGGCGCTCATGAAATTGTAAATCAATCAAAACCATTTATATTCTTTGAAGCTCATTTACTCACAGACAGAAATAATTTATTACACCTTAAAAGTTACTTTAAATCCAAGAGATATAGAGTTTATATGTTAAACGAAGTAACCTTAGGTACTAATCTTGATTGTAGAAATTTTCTTGCTATTCCTGAGGAGGAATCTTCAATTATAGATGTACTCCAAGATATGAACTTGCTTTTAAAGATAGATACTACAGTAGTTATTCCTGCAACGGATGGTAGCCCTTTAATTCCATGTTAA